A stretch of Aedes aegypti strain LVP_AGWG chromosome 2, AaegL5.0 Primary Assembly, whole genome shotgun sequence DNA encodes these proteins:
- the LOC5565353 gene encoding methionine aminopeptidase 2 yields the protein MAAVETKPVEVQDNLVNDEEKEEINDENVDENVSDEKKKKKKPKKPKKTAAEKAEAAALREAAAEKEAAEKAAKEAEKAAAKEAGKLKKQQQKVEKPPVNEDDDDDDDEGAPGEGGADAAKKKKKKRNKKKGAGGKLVAPSVPIVEQFKDGKFPEGEIMQYPDSTTAKDRFTSEEKRALDRMHLDIYNELRLAAEAHRQTRQYMQKWIKPGMTMIEICEELETTARRLIGEKGLEAGLAFPTGCSRNHCAAHYTPNAGDPTVLEYDDVTKIDFGTHIKGRIIDCAFTLSFNPKYDKLLEAVKDATNTGIREAGIDVRLCDIGAAIQEVMESYEVELDGKTYQVKSIRNLNGHSISPYRIHSGKTVPIVKGGETTRMEENEFYAIETFGSTGRGMVHDDMDCSHYMKNFDAPFVPMRLQSSKQLLGLINKNFGTLAFCKRWLDRAGATKYQMALKDLCDKGVVEAYPPLCDVKGCYTAQYEHTIMLRPTCKEVVSRGDDY from the exons ATGGCGGCGGTCGAAACAAAGCCCGTTGAAGTGCAGGACAatctggtcaacgacgaagaaaAGGAGGAAATCAACGATGAAAATGTGGACGAAAACGTTTCAGacgagaagaagaaaaagaagaagccgAAAAAGCCAAAGAAGACCG CTGCTGAGAAAGCTGAGGCTGCAGCCCTAAGAGAAGCTGCAGCGGAAAAGGAAGCGGCTGAGAAAGCCGCCAAAGAAGCGGAGAAAGCAGCTGCAAAGGAAGCCGGAAAGCTCAAGAAACAGCAACAGAAAGTGGAAAAACCACCAGTTAACgaggatgatgatgacgatgacgacgaaggTGCTCCGGGAGAGGGAGGAGCCGATGCTgctaagaaaaagaaaaagaagcgCAACAAGAAGAAAGGTGCTGGCGGAAAATTAGTGGCCCCATCCGTTCCCATTGTAGAACAGTTCAAGGATGGTAAATTCCCCGAAGGTGAAATTATGCAGTATCCAGATTCTACAACAGCGAAAGATCGCTTCACTAGCGAGGAAAAGCGCGCCTTGGATCGGATGCATTTGGACATCTATAATGAGCTCCGTCTTGCTGCTGAAGCTCACCGTCAGACAAGGCAGTATATGCAGAAGTGGATCAAACCCGGCATGACGATGATCGAAATCTGCGAGGAATTGGAGACCACCGCTCGAAGACTGATTGGGGAAAAGGGACTAGAGGCTGGATTGGCCTTCCCAACGGGCTGTTCGAGGAATCATTGCGCTGCCCATTATACCCCAAACGCTGGAGATCCAACTGTGCTGGAGTACGATGATGTGACGAAGATTGATTTCGGAACTCACATCAAGGGCCGCATCATCGATTGTGCATTCACACTGTCGTTCAATCCGAAGTATGACAAACTGTTGGAGGCTGTCAAGGATGCCACCAATACCGGAATTCGAGAAGCTGGTATCGATGTTAG GCTATGCGACATCGGAGCCGCCATTCAGGAAGTCATGGAATCATATGAAGTCGAATTGGACGGTAAAACGTATCAAGTTAAGAGTATCCGCAACTTGAATGGCCATTCGATTAGTCCATATCGTATCCACTCCGGTAAGACGGTTCCAATCGTGAAGGGTGGCGAAACGACTCGAATGGAGGAAAACGAATTCTACGCCATTGAAACGTTCGGCTCAACTGGCCGTGGTATGGTCCATGATGATATGGATTGTTCGcactatatgaaaaatttcgacGCGCCATTCGTCCCGATGCGTTTGCAGTCTTCGAAACAGCTGCTTGGGCTGATCAACAAGAACTTTGGCACGCTGGCCTTCTGCAAACGTTGGTTGGATCGGGCTGGAGCCACCAAGTACCAGATGGCCCTGAAGGATCTCTGCGATAAGGGAGTCGTCGAGGCCTATCCGCCACTGTGCGACGTGAAAGGATGCTACACTGCACAGTACGAGCACACGATCATGTTGCGTCCCACTTGCAAGGAAGTTGTTTCACGCGGTGACGATTACTAG
- the LOC5565369 gene encoding transcriptional activator hap3 encodes MSSGHQSAYFGQDEIDGLNSDDSGAEHLHKPGVPLREQDRFLPIANITKIMKKGIPSNGKIAKDARECVQECVSEFISFITSEASERCHMEKRKTINGEDILCAMYTLGFDNYCEPLKLYLSKYRDSIKAERSSPEQTPEHQQQYETIDQDFRSIQPSNSNVSVSGNVIYQGSDGGYYLKSDNF; translated from the exons ATGTCGTCAGGTCATCAGAGCGCATATTTTGGGCAAGACGAAATTG ATGGCCTAAATTCGGACGATTCGGGGGCGGAGCACCTGCACAAACCCGGAGTTCCACTGCGCGAACAGGATCGATTTCTCCCGATAGCCAACATTaccaaaatcatgaaaaaaggCATTCCATCCAACGGGAAGATAGCAAAGGACGCCCGGGAATGTGTCCAGGAGTGCGTTTCGGAGTTCATATCGTTTATCACTTCGGAGGCCAGCGAAAGGTGCCACATGGAAAAGCGGAAAACTATAAACGGCGAGGACATCCTGTGCGCAATGTATACGCTGGGGTTCGATAACTATTGCGAACCTTTGAAGCTGTATCTTTCCAAATATCGAGAT AGCATCAAAGCGGAGAGGTCCAGTCCCGAACAAACGCCGGAACATCAACAGCAATACGAAACCATCGATCAGGACTTTCGTT CTATTCAACCGTCAAATTCAAATGTGTCTGTGTCCGGGAACGTCATATATCAAGGATCGGATGGAGGTTATTACTTGAAAAGTGATAATTTTTAA
- the LOC5565399 gene encoding peptidyl-prolyl cis-trans isomerase-like 3 codes for MSVTLHTDVGDIKLELFCEDCPKNCENFLALCASDYYNGCIFHRNIKGFIVQTGDPSGTGKGGQSIWGRKYEDEFKENLKHNERGMVSMANNGPNTNASQFFITYAAQPALDLKYTLFGKVIDGFEALDELEKLTVNPKTYRPVVEKKINSVTIHANPLAG; via the exons ATG tccGTTACACTTCACACCGACGTTGGCGACATCAAGCTGGAACTGTTCTGTGAGGATTGTCCCAAGAATTGTGAAAATTTCCTGGCACTTTGCGCCAGCGATTACTACAACGGGTGTATCTTCCATCGGAACATCAAAGGATTCATCGTGCAAACAGGAGACCCCAGCGGGACCGGCAAGGGTGGCCAATCGATTTGGGGTCGCAAGTACGAGGatgaattcaaagaaaacttgAAACACAACGAACGGGGAATGGTTTCGATGGCCAACAACGGTCCCAACACCAATGCCAGCCAGTTCTTCATCACGTATGCGGCGCAGCCCGCTTTGGATCTGAAGTACACGCTATTTGGAAA GGTTATTGACGGATTTGAAGCTTTGGATGAACTGGAGAAACTAACGGTCAATCCTAAAACATACCGTCCGGTTGTGGAGAAGAAAATAAACAGTGTTACAATACACGCTAACCCTCTGGCGGGATGA